Within Dehalococcoidia bacterium, the genomic segment GGCACATCGCTCTTTACAAGCTTCTTGTATACTTCATCAGGCGTAATGTCTACTCCGTCGCGATAGCTGCGTCCTCTGATGTTGAGAAATGCAGGTACAACCGTAATGTTCAATTCGCGCACCAGCTCGGAGGGAAGGTCAGCGGTGCTGTCTGTGACCACTCTGACAGTCATGACGGTTATTCTCCTACTTATCTTCGATAAAAGACACGGACAGAACGTTGGGCCCCATATAAGTACCGAGCACCGGGCTGACAACGGAACGGTAGATGTTCTCCTCGGGATAAATGGCGCCCAGACGCGCCACCAGAACGTCAGCTTCGTGAGGAGTTGTGGCGTGCTCTACTGCCAGTGCTTCTACGCGTGGCATAGCGGCAACGTGATTGTAAAGGTAATCTGCCGCCGCCGACATCGAACGCAGGCGGGTTAACGGGGTCACTTCCCCTTCTTTTAACGTCAGCACCGGCTTCACAGCCAGGAGTGAACCCAGTAAACCCTGGGCTTTCCCTATCCTGCCGCCTTTGGCCAGAAATTTGAGGGTATCGAATGCCATTATGGAATTGGTGCGGGGCAATTTCAGCTTAATGGCCTGACTTATTTCCTTGAGCGTAGCGCCCTTTTTTGAAGCCATTTTCGCGGCGGATATCGCTGTCAAGCCGAGGCTCATGGCCGTAAGCTGGGAATCGATTACCTCTATGCGACACTTTCCCTCCACTATGCTCACGGCGTTGACAGCGGATTTGTACGTGCCGCTAAGTTTGCTCGATAAAACAATGGCGAGAATCTCGTCGTTATCCTTCAACAGCTTCTGGTAAGCGTCTGCAAATGCTCCAGGCGCCGGCTGGGTGGTGGTAGGATAGATGTTCTCCTGGGTCAACCTGCGGTAAAACTCGTCAGTCGTAATATCGATGCGGTCACGGAAGGATTCATGCCCGAAAAACACCGTGAGAGGTACCACAGTGATTCCCAGTTCCTCGGCCAAGCTGGCGGTGATGTCAGACGTGCTGTCGGTGACAATCTTGACGGTCATGATACCCCCTTCCGGCTACTTATTCCACCGAGCCGATAAAGTTGTAGTGTGGTTGCCCGCCCTTGACCACCTCGACCTGCAAATTGGGATATTTGGACGCTATTTCTTCTTTAACCTGCTGGGCTTCGCTTTCCGTGGTATCGTCACCATAGTAGAGGGTTATCACCTCAGCCTTCTTCATTCCGGCTTTGGTCAGGGTGCTGCGCAGGACATCGGTAGGCTCATCGGCTACCGCCACAATCGTTCCGTCAAGCAATCCTACTGCCTGTTTCTTCTTGATGGCGAGCCCGTTGAGCTGAGTGGCGCGTACGGCACGGGTTATCTCAACGGTTTTAATCGTAGCCAGCGCTTCGGTCATAATACGGGTATTGGTATCAAAATCAGCTTCATAATCGAAGGCAAGAAGTGCAGCTATTCCCTGGGGGATTGTCTTTGAAGGCACCACGTGAATGTGCTTCTCAGTGAGCGCCTGGACTTTTTCGGCAGTCATCACTATATTCTTATTGTTAGGCAAAATTATTATCTTTTCCGAACGCAAGTTTTCGACCGCCTGGAGAATATCTTTCGTGCTCGGGTTCATAGTCTGCCCGCCAGGGACCACGGATGCCACGCCCAAACTGGTAAACACGTCCGCCAGTCCGCTGCCGGCAGCCACCGCCACTATTTCTATATCAGCCACCGGAGCGCGGGACTTTTGCATCTCAAGAAAGTCCTGGTGCTGCTCATCCATGTTGCGTATGCTGACGCTGTGCACCGTGCCCAGGGTGGTTGCGAAATGAATGATGCTTCCCGGATCGATAGTATGAACGTGGACCCTTACGGTAGTATCATCACCGACGACGATGAGCGACTGTCCACGCTTGACCAGTTTGCGCTTGAGTTTTTCAGGTTCAAGTTCCATGCCTTTTAGCAGGAATTCCGTGCAGTAGCCGAATGGAATTTCATCGGCCCCTACTTTTTCGGGCGCGGTAACCGTGATAGGAGTCATGGGAATGCTGCTGGCAACCATCTGAGGTTTGCGGAAACGCATCAACTCGGCCTCACCGCGGAGATAACGCAAAGCGCCATCGAGCAGCGTAAACAGGCCCTGGCCGCCCGCATCGACCACCCCCGCCTCCTTGAGAACCGGGAGGAGCGTCGGTGTGCTGGCGACAGATTCGGCGGCGGCAACGACAGCGGCTTCCATGACGGCCACCACATCCCCACCGTTTATCGCCGCCTGCTTCTGGCCGGCCTTGGATGCATCCTTCATGACCGTCAGAATGGTCCCTTCCACCGGATTGCTCAATCCCTTATAGGCGGTCTCCGAGGCTTGGGTCAGGGCTTTGGCCAGGTCTTTTCCGTTGAATGTTTCTTTATCGCCCAAACCCTGCGCCAGACCGCTCCATATCTGCGAGAGTATCACGCCGCTGTTGCCCCGGGCGCCCATGAGCGCCCCGTTGGCCATGGCCTGCGCCATCGCCGAAACACTGGGCTGATTTACTTTATAGGCTTCTTCCACCGTGGAACGCATTGTAAGCAACATATTCGTTCCTGTATCTCCGTCAGGGACAGGAAATACATTGAGAGCATCTATATCGGAAGCGTTTTTTTCCAGCCAGTTAGTTGCGGCGGCAAACATATCACGGAATTCAGGCCCGTTAATCGCATTGGACTGTTTCATGATTCGCTACGCCATCCTTTTTCAAGATGTCTTTAATTGATTGTACCGTGCTTGTCAAGCACAGAGGGTTTATGGTAGTATTCAATGTTCGAAACAAGGCATTTTACACCAAAGTCAAGGTGCCAGTCAAAGGAGAGGAACAATTTCATGAAGTGTGATATCTGCGGAAAATCAGAGCAGTTCGGCCATAACGTCAGCCATTCCAAGCGCCGCACCAACCACCGCTGGGTAGCCAATATACAGCAGGCCAAAATAGTGAAGGATGGAAAATCCGTCAGGCTCACCCTCTGCACGCGCTGCCTGCGCACCCAGCAGAAACTGTCGCAAACAGTATAAGGCGGCAGGTTTATAACCTAACCCAGTATCTCTCTGCAATGTGACAACTGAATTGACACCTGGCCGGGAGCCGTGCCTCCCGGCACATTTTTTGACGCGACCGAGCGCGCCGCGCTTATGCTCCGCACATCCTCTGCGAAGAGTGGACTGAAGCCTTTATACTCTTCGATGGTTAAACTCTCCAGCGGCTTGCCGCAGCCTATGGCGTAGCTCACTAGACGCCCGGTTACGCCGTGGGCTTCCCGGAAACTCAGCCCCTTTTTCACCAGGTAATCCGCCACATCGGTTGCCAGAATATAACCATTCCCCAGGGAGCGCTTCATATTGCCCGGCTTGAATTCGAGCGTGCTCACCATGCCGGCAAAGACTTCCAGCGAGGCAACCAGCGTATCCACCGTATCGAAGAGCGCTTCTTTGTCTTCCTGCAGGTCGCGGTTATAGGAAAGCGGCAGCCCCTTCATGGTGGTTAACATCCCCATCAGATGCCCGAAAACGCGCCCCGCCTTGCCCCGCCCAAGTTCGGCCACATCGGGATTTTTCTTCTGCGGCATAATCGAGCTGGCAGTAGCATAGGAGTCGTCCATTTCCACAAAACCAAACTCCGCCGAAGACCACAGGACCAGCTCCTCGGCCATGCGTGAAATATGCACCATGCACAGGCTGGCCGCGCCTATGTACTCGATAAGAAAGTCACGGTCTGAAACGGCGTCCAGGCTATTCTGACTTATGCGGCTGAAACCCAGCTCGCGCGCCACAAACTCCCTATCGAGGTTATAGGCGGCCCCGGCCAGCGCCCCGCTCCCCAGCGGCATGACATCGGCGCGCTTATACGCGTCAGAGAAGCGCTCGTAATCCCTCTCCAGCATCTCGAAATAGGCCAAAAGATGGTGCGACAGCAACACCGGCTGCGCCGGCTGCATGTGCGTGTAACCCGGCATCAGCACGCCTTGGTTTTTCTCGGCCTGTTCCACCAGCGAGCGTTGAAATTGTCTAACTTTAGACTGAGTCTCTTTTATAGCATCCCTGACATAAAGTCGCATGTCGAGTGCCACCTGGTCATTGCGCGAGCGGGCCGTGTGCAGCTTGCCGGCGACAGCACCTGCGAGTTCCAGTAACCGCGCTTCTACTGCCATATGGATATCTTCCAACTCAGGCTTGAAGACGAACACGCCGCTCTCTATCTCCGATTCCACCGCCTTGAGGCCGTCCGCCAGCGCCTTGCCCTCTCCAGCTGAAATAATGCCCTGTTTGGCCAGCATGCGGGCGTGAGCTATGCTGCCGCGTATGTCCTGTTTGTACATGCGCTTATCGAAGGGCAGCGACGTGGTATATTTGACCACCGCCTCGGCGGCATCTTTCTGGAAGCGCCCGCGTATATGGCTCATCTATTTGCCTTTGCCCTTAGTTTTATTCTTGGGCCCCATATCGAAAAGCGGCTGCAACTTCGCCTGCGTCTTTACCGGTAAGCCGAAGATGTGGATGAAGCCGGGGGCGGCGCTCTGGTCGAACTGGTCGCCTTTTTCATAGGTGGCCAGTCCATGGCTGTAGAGGGAATATGATGACTTGCGCCCGACTACAGTGCAAGCGCCCTTAAAGAGCTTCACGCGCACCGTGCCGGTCACAAATCGCTGCGTGCTGTCCACGTAGGCCGACATGTCCAGCCGGTTGGCGGTGAACCACAAACCATTATAGATAAGGTCGGCGAATTCGGCGGCTACCCTGGCCTTGAAGCGCGACTGGTCCTTGGCCAGCGTCAGGTCTTCGAGAGCTTGATGCGCCGCAAGGAGCAGGATGGCCGCTGGTGCCTCGTAGATCTCGCGGCTCTTGATGCCGACCAGCCGGTTTTCCACGTGGTCGATGCGGCCCACGCCGTGTTTGCCCGCCAGCTCGTTGAGCTTGGTGATAAGAGCTACGCCGTCCATCTTCTCGCCGTCACAGGCGACGGGGATGCCCTTGTCGAACTCTATCTCGCTGTAATCCGGCTTTGCTGGTGAAGTCGTCGGGGACTTGGTCCAGGCATACACCTCTTCGGGCGGCTCAGCCCAGGGGTCTTCCAATACGCCGCATTCCACACTGCGGCCCCACAGGTTCTCATCCACCGAATACGCGTGGCCTGATTTTACCGGCACAGAGATGCCGTTTTTCGAGGCATATTTTATGGTATCCTCGCGTGTCATGCCCCACTCGCGGGCGGGGGCGATTATCTTGATGTGAGGCGCCAGCGTATTGATGGCGACCTCGAAGCGCACCTGGTCGTTGCCCTTGCCGGTGCAGCCGTGGGCGATGGCGGCAGCGCCCTCTTTGAGTGCCACTTCGGTAAGCAATTTAGCGATGAGCGGGCGCGCCAGCGAGGTGGCCATAGGATATACGCTCTCGTACAGGCTGCCAGCTTTGAGAGTGGGAAAGATATAATCGTTAACAAAGTCTTTCTTGGCGTCGATGACCAGCGCCTTGATAGCGCCAACCTTGAGGGCTTTTTCGCGCACGGTGCCAAAATCCTTTTCGTTGCCCACATCTACAGTCACCGCTATAACGTCGAGGCCATATTTGTCTTTAATCCACTTTATGGCAACCGAGGTATCCAGTCCGCCGCTATAAGCCAGAACAACTTTATCCATAATGTCCTTCCTCTTCGTGATTAATTATACATGAATCTGCACTATTTCGGAGCAGGGATGAACTTTGTTGTTAAGAAATCCACCACCTGCGCGCGTACCGCCGGGTAATCCCAGCTATAAAAATGTCCGGGGGCGCCGATATAAAGCAGAATATCCCCCCTCCCGCCCTTATAAATTCCGAAAGCCGATTCCGCATTTGAACGTATGATAAGAATGATATCCCCGTTAGAAAAGGTATCCGGTTGCACTCCGTTATTCTCTATCAACAGGGAGCGCTCGAACTCTATGCTCGGATGCCAGACCGGAGGGCCGGTCTCAATAGCAAATACCCGTGGATTTTCACGCAACAAGCTCAGAGCATTGTCGGCAATGGTAGCGCCGTTACTTTCGCCGGTGAGGATGACGCGCAGGTCTGGCAGGTGGTCTGTCAAAAAAGTGACGCGCGCTGCCAGCTCTTCCGCTTTCGACAGTTGTAAACCGGCAAGCACTTCAAGTTCTCCGATGATTCCGTTGAAACCGTGGCGCGTGCGCTTGAAATCGACCAGGAGTGTTTTATATCCAAAACTATCCAGGGTTTTCTCGATACCGAACAGGATCGATTCCCATCCCGGTATTTCACTCACGGGGTCCCAGCCCCAGCCTCCGGGATTGAATATGACGACAAAGTCCTGGTCTGCAGCCGCCCGATAGGTTCCCACAAGCTGGCCCGCCATCTCATCGGCTTTGGCTTCACCATCATAAAGCGCCGCCGCCATATCCCTTGCGTCCTGAACAACCTGCGGCGGCGCCTGGCTGAAATCCGAGGCAGCCAGCACGTGCCCGTCCATTTCAGCGTCGCAGGCCAGCGCCGGCATCAATGAGGGCGGAGCCATAAATACAATCGTAAGCGCCGAAGCCAGCAATAGCACGAAGCCAGCCATCCATCGCCTCGCCTTGACTGTCTCGCTTTTCATGAAAGGTTCGCAGACGCCTGCTTCAAGGCTTTCCTCAAAAGAGTCAGGGCCTTTTCAATTTCTTTAGGCTGGACTATGAGCGGCGGTATCAGCCTTATAAGGTTGGGTTTAAGATTATTGACAAGCAGCCCCTGCTCCAGGCATAAGAGAGCCACTCCTTTAGCAATATCGGAGTCGAACTCCATCGCCAGCAAGAGTCCTCGCCCTCTGACTTCGGTAATGAATGTAAAGTCTTTTTTGAGGTTTGCCAAGCCTTTAAGAAGCCCTTCACCCATCGATTTGGCGTGGCCTGGGATATCGTTATCGATAATGTAATTGAGTACGGCGTACCCCGCTGAGCATGCCAGAGGGTTCCCGCCGAAAGTGGTGCCATGCTCGCCTCTGGCGAAGACCGAGGCCTTCTCGGTAGCCAGGAAAGCGCCGATGGGTATGCCGCCGGCCAGCCCCTTGGCCAGCGCCAGAACGTCCGGCTCAATCCCAAACTGTTCGTAGGCAAAAAGGCTGCCGCAGCGGCCCACGCCGCTTTGCACTTCATCCAGAATGAGCAGTATGCCTTTTTCATCGCACCATTTGCGTACCTGTTTTAGATACTCCGGGTCCGGGATATTGACGCCGCCTTCACCCTGAACGGGTTCCAGCAGTACGGCACAGGTCTTCGCGGTGGTGGCCGTTTTAATGGCTTCGATATCGTTATAATCCACATTAACGAAACCCGATGGCAGGGGTTCGTAGGGCTTCTGAAACTTCGGCTGGCCGGTGGCAGCGACCATAGCAAGGGTCCGCCCGTGAAACGAACCCATAGCTGTGATAACCTCATAAGCGCCGCCCAGTTTCACATGTCCCCAGCGTCTTGCCAGCTTGACCGCGCCCTCGACGGCCTCGGCGCCGCTGTTACAGAAAAAAACTTTTTTCATAGCGCTGTGATTCACCAGCAGTTCCGCCAGCTCGAGCTGAGGCATCGTATAGAACAGGTTGGAGGTATGTATGAGCCTTCGTACCTGCCTGTTTACCGCTTTGACAACCGCCGGATGGCAATGTCCCAGGCTGTTTACGGCAATGCCGGATACAAAATCGAGGTAGCGGCGACCCTTATCGTCCCAGACATGTACGCCTCTTCCCCTGACGAGCGTGACAGGCATGCGCTCGAATACGGGCATGTAATACTTTTGTTCCAGTTCTGGCCAATTCATAAAATCATCTCCTGGTAGCGGTGATTGTGCTGCCGTTCTGGCTTCCCCCGATGGCATCTATAATCGCATGTGGTTTGCGCCCATCTACAATGCGGCACGTGGTACCTGCTCTGGCAGCTTTGAGACAGGCATTGAGCTTGGGTATCATACCGCCGTAAGCCACGCCGGACGACAGCAACTCTTCGACTTGTGCGGTCGTGATATCGGTCAAGATGTTTCCGGAGGCGTCCTTGATACCATCGACATCCGTTAAAAAAACAAGTTTTTCCACTCTCATGGCGGCGGCAATTTCGCCAGCCACCGTGTCCCCGTTAATATTGAGCAGCAACGGGTCTTCCTGTTTTCGCCCCTCCTTGTTGAGAGAAACTGGGGCCACCACCGGAATAAATCCGGCATCAAGTAGCGCTTCCAGCACCTGTGGATTCACCTTGACCACGTCACCCAGGTAGCCCAGCTTGGGGTCGCGCACCCTCCCCTCGATGAGACTGCCGTCCACGCCGCTCACTCCCGCCGCTTTCGCTCCGGCGTCTATGAGTGCCGCCGTCGTTTCCTTGTTGGCCAGCCCAGCCAATACGGCCGTTACAACGGAAAGGGATTTAGCGTCAGTGATGCGCTCACCCTGATAAAACTCGGCTACCACGCCCTGGTCGGCCATCCATCTGGTCACCAGCTTGGCGCCCCCGTGCACCAGCACCACTCGGTAGCCGGTTTCCGAGAGGCGCAAGATATCCGCCACTGCCGAGTCCTTGCTGTCTATGATGGACCCGCCCAGCTTGATGACGGTCAGTTTTTTAGTCTGCTTGTCCAATATCGCTCCGTTAAGTCGTATACTCGCTATTGATAGCCACGTATTCCGCCGAGAGGTCGCAGCCCCACGCGGTAGCCGAATAAGATGTGCCCAAATTTAAATCGAGGTTTATCCGTACTTCATCGCGGCCGAGCGCCTCAATCAGTTTATCCTTGTCGAAAGGCAGCGGCACGCCCTCCCGCACCACCGGAACGTCACTTATGTCGAGCGCCATTTTGGCTTCCACCAGCTCAGCCCCGCTGCGCCCCGCCGCCACTACGATACGCCCCCAGTTGGGGTCAGCCCCATGTATGGCGCTTTTTACCAGGGGAGAGCTGGTAATGGTGCGCGCCGCTATCCTGGCGTCTGAGATGCTCGCCGCGCCGCTCACATTCACCTCTATAAGTTTGGTAGCGCCTTCGCCGTCGCGGGCGACCGATTTTGCCAGATGGATGCAAGCCGCATCTAGCGCCTGCTGAAAGCACTTTGCTCTCGCGGATCCTTCCTTGATTATCTCGCCGCCTGCCAGCCCATTGGATAGCATGATAACGCTGTCGTTAGGTGAGGTATCCCCGTCTACCGAAATCATGTTGAAGGACTTATCCACGGCCTCTTTCAAAGACTTCTCCAGAAATCCGAGTTCCACCGGAGCATCTGTGGCTAGAAAAGAGAGCATAGTGGCCATGTTGGGGTGGATCATGCCGGCGCCCTTGGCGATGCCGCCGATGACGAATCCACCGGTTTCAATAGCGATTTCCTTCGGGACTGTATCGGTAGTCATGATGGCTTTGGCCATATCATGCCCGCCGTCAGGAGACAGCTTGATCTTGCCAATAGCGCCGTTCAGCAACTCCAGCGGCAGCCTGCGCCCGATAACGCCTGTGCTAGCGACGAGAACGTCAGCCATGTCCACACCAATTTTGGCGGCAGCGGCGGCTTCCATGCTCTGAGCATCGCGCTGCCCGAACTCACCGGTGCTGGCATTGGCGCAGCCGCTATTGGCTACAATCGCACGCACAGATTTAGAGGGCAGAATTCTTTGACATAACAAAACAGAGGCGGCTTTAATTTTGTTGGTAGTAAAGGTGCCTGCGGCATTGCAGGGAACATCGCTATACAAAATGCCGACATCGAGGTTGTACCTGGCATGTTTGTTTATGCCCCCGTAGGTTGCTCCAGCGCTAAAGCCCCGGGGGGATGTAACAGTGCCATTCGGGATATATGTTAAGTCGGTTTTCATAAGTGCTAAAAATATATCACAGTGCCCGTGAAATGGACAATCCTGGAAGCTTACGCCGGTTTGAACGCACGAGGAAAAAAGGGGAAACGGGAAGGAAGAGGGGCGGTCTATACCAGCGCTTTGGCGGTTTGACGGCGGCGGCGCTTCCAGCCGAGCATAACCAGGAGTTCGCCTACCGCCGCGTCACTGGCCTCATCAGCCAGGGGCATACCGGGGTGAATGGTGTACTTATTTTTGCGCCCGACCTTGGTCTTGGTGATGTAACCGGCTTCTTCGAGGTCGATGATAATCTTGTGAGCGGTCCTTTCGGTGACACCTACCATGTCGCCGATATCACGCGCCGTGCTGCGCGGATGCTTGGCTATCGAAGCCAGCACCAGACCGTGTGTCGTGATAAAAGACCAGTCTGACATTGTTTTAGCCTTAGAAAGACGAATAATATTTCCAGTATTGTCTTTCAATGTTGCAGGATTAGTTTTGCACAAATCTGTGGCTGTGTCAAGAGCGAAAATAATGAAGCAGTAAATTATGCCTGTTTTTGATTGCTCAATTTGACATAATTACATGAGACTGCCATACAATTCAAACGACAAAAACGAGAGAGGACGCCGTCACGGCGTCCTCTCTTATTGCTAAAGATGCAGCGATACTATTCGAATTAGACTTCACTGATGGTAATGCCCTTGATAACCGGCGGTATTTGAGGTTTGCTCATTTCGCCGTTGCCATATGCGACCGGGACAGCCGCCATCTTTTGCACGATATCCAGGCCTTCAATCACTCTCCCAAATTGGGTATAGTTCGGCTGTCGGTCCAGAAATTTGGAGTCCGCGCCGGTGCAGATGAAAAACTGGCTGCCGTTGGTGTTGGAGCCCGAATTAGCCATAGCCACCATACCTACCTCATAGGAGTGTTTCACCGGAAGCTCGTCGGCAAACTGGTATCCAGGCCCTCCGCATCCCGTGCCCGTGGGGTCGCCGCCCTGTATCATGAAGGTCTTGATGATACGGTGAAAGATAACGCCGTCGTAGAATTTTTGCCGCGCCAGAAACACGAAGTTGTTCACGGTCTTCGGCGACTCGCTTGCCAGAAGCTCGATCTTGAAGGAGCCCAAGCTGGTGTCGAGCGCGGCGGTGTACTTTTTGGCGGCATCGATCTGCATGGCCGGCGGCATGTTCCAGGTTTTGGGCGTGGCGTTGGTGTCGGAATTGTTAATAGGCATTATTCTGTCCCCTTTCAAAAACTAAATTGAATCCTTGAGCTTGGATACCGGATGTCAGGATTCCTCGATGGTGATTGTCTTGATGACCGGCGGTTTGACCGGCTTGCTGACCTCTCCGTTTGCGGACACTACCGGCACGGCGGCTATCTTCAGCACCACATCCATACCCTCTACCACCTTGCCAAACTGAGTGTAAATAGGAGATTTATTCAGACTGGCCGCGTCAGTTCCTGTACAGATAAAAAATTGACTCCCTCCGGTGTTGGCGCGTCCAGTGTTTGCCATAGCAATTATTCCCGGGTCGTAAGAATATTTAACGGGCAATTCATCCGGGATATTATAGCCAGGGCCACCCATCCCGGTGCCCAGCGGGTCGCCGCCCTGTATCATAAAGGGCTTGATGATGCGGTGGAATATAGTGCCGTCATAGAATTTTTGTCTGGCGAGAAAGACAAAATTGTTGACTGTTTTGGGGGCTTCGGCAGCGAATAGTTTTATCTTGAAGCTACCCATGCTGGTATTGAAAACTGCGTAATAGGTCTTCGATGTATCTATCTGCATGGCGGGCGGAGAAGACCACCGCTGGGTGTGGGCAGGAGACCCGCCGCAGCCGCTAAGTGCCACGGCCATTGAGCATACGACAGGAATGAGCAATCTGATAGTGGAATTTTTCATCCTTAAACAATATCCTGTGAGGCTAACTTAAGTCAACTCAGGCAATCGCAGGGATTAACCCGGAGGTTTGGGGGCCAGCTTCACCAGCACTTCTGTATTATTAATCTCCAGCCACTCGTATTCTCTTTCAGCGTTAGCATGTTCAGCGTAGTCTACCTTTACGTATTTTTTGTCGGGCGATATTTCGACTATGGTAAATTCCTCGATATAATCGCCCTCGCCTTCAGCCAGAAACCTGTCGCCAACCCGTAAATCGGAAAAATCAGCCAGTCCCATAAGAACCTCCCGGACGAGCATTAAGGCAGTATATAACACCGGCCTACCTGAAAACAACGGGACGATTAACTCAATTAACCATTGCTATTGGCTTCTTTTCAGGGCTATTATGATTATAAGATAAGGATTGAAAAGTATTTAAGATGCGGTCATGAATGGGCTGGTCGAATGGAAGGACTACCAAAAACTTTCCCGAAATGCAAATCCCCATACTGGAATAAAGTTAAGTGGAAGGGGGTAAAAAATGACCGTGCCAAAGAAGTCAAACTGGAAAGAATTTGAAGAATTAATTTCTTGGATAAATACGTGCCTCGTGGGTAAAGGGAAAGTTGAACATAACGTAAAAATTCCGGACAAAGATACGGGACAATCTAGGCAAATCGATATTCTAATTACACTCGATAGTGGCCCGTACTTGACTACAATAATGGTTGAAGTGAGAAACCAAAAACAGAGAGTTGATGTTACGTATATTGAAGAAATAGCTTCCAAACGGGACAGTATCAGAGCGGCTCAAGCTGCAATTGTGTCAAAAAGTGGTTTTACCGATTCTGCTTTAATCAAGGCAGAGACGCTAGGGATAAAAACATTTACATATATCGATGCATTAAAATTAGATTGGTGCGGTTGGCTAGCCGAAAAATATGTTCATTACGACAACCATGTTTTTCAAATCATCAACATCAATTTTATTGCTCCACCTAGCGAAAAGGGGAATGAGATACCTGGCTCGTTCATAAGAACTGAGAGTCTAAAAATTGGTTGGAAAGAACTGATAACCAATCCTAATGAGTTTTTGGCTTTTTACTTCAATGAAAAGCCTGAGGTTGTTTCTTCACTTCCAGAGAATGGTCAATTTGTTATCGGGAACTGCACAATTAAACTAAATGATGATTTCAAGATCTATTATAAAAACAAATCAATAAAACTCGATTCCATTAATATTGAATATAAACACCGGAGGGAAGTGGGAGTGCAACCGTTTTCTTATTCGATTCTGAGTTCCGAAGGAAAAACAATAGGTGAAGTTGTCTCAGCAGATATACCTACCCAAAATTCTAAGATGAAGTTAGATCTTCTTTCTTCGCCAGAAGGGGATAAGCGGAAGATATCATCGAGGATGTCTGTAAATAAAGGAATAAAAACCTACGGATTGAGCGTTGAGCTTAAAGCAGTCGAAAAGAAAATCAATGTCGTAAC encodes:
- a CDS encoding ArsR family transcriptional regulator, translated to MSDWSFITTHGLVLASIAKHPRSTARDIGDMVGVTERTAHKIIIDLEEAGYITKTKVGRKNKYTIHPGMPLADEASDAAVGELLVMLGWKRRRRQTAKALV
- the argJ gene encoding bifunctional glutamate N-acetyltransferase/amino-acid acetyltransferase ArgJ; translated protein: MKTDLTYIPNGTVTSPRGFSAGATYGGINKHARYNLDVGILYSDVPCNAAGTFTTNKIKAASVLLCQRILPSKSVRAIVANSGCANASTGEFGQRDAQSMEAAAAAKIGVDMADVLVASTGVIGRRLPLELLNGAIGKIKLSPDGGHDMAKAIMTTDTVPKEIAIETGGFVIGGIAKGAGMIHPNMATMLSFLATDAPVELGFLEKSLKEAVDKSFNMISVDGDTSPNDSVIMLSNGLAGGEIIKEGSARAKCFQQALDAACIHLAKSVARDGEGATKLIEVNVSGAASISDARIAARTITSSPLVKSAIHGADPNWGRIVVAAGRSGAELVEAKMALDISDVPVVREGVPLPFDKDKLIEALGRDEVRINLDLNLGTSYSATAWGCDLSAEYVAINSEYTT
- a CDS encoding peptidylprolyl isomerase translates to MPINNSDTNATPKTWNMPPAMQIDAAKKYTAALDTSLGSFKIELLASESPKTVNNFVFLARQKFYDGVIFHRIIKTFMIQGGDPTGTGCGGPGYQFADELPVKHSYEVGMVAMANSGSNTNGSQFFICTGADSKFLDRQPNYTQFGRVIEGLDIVQKMAAVPVAYGNGEMSKPQIPPVIKGITISEV
- a CDS encoding peptidylprolyl isomerase gives rise to the protein MKNSTIRLLIPVVCSMAVALSGCGGSPAHTQRWSSPPAMQIDTSKTYYAVFNTSMGSFKIKLFAAEAPKTVNNFVFLARQKFYDGTIFHRIIKPFMIQGGDPLGTGMGGPGYNIPDELPVKYSYDPGIIAMANTGRANTGGSQFFICTGTDAASLNKSPIYTQFGKVVEGMDVVLKIAAVPVVSANGEVSKPVKPPVIKTITIEES